In the Pseudanabaena sp. PCC 7367 genome, one interval contains:
- a CDS encoding Hsp70 family protein gives MHYAIDFGTSNTVVARINAEGVAETIALPGLSSTIANNPPLIPSFVYVENAQDGKVLVGQEVRDRGLDLKGNQKEPRFFHSFKRAIGANLPGFVPELDEVEVSFESVGNWFLKRIIAQLEEPESIVFTVPVDSFEPYRQWLSDVSAELAVKQIRLLDEPTAAALGYGLGKKESEQERDSEPNTPNPLNPLNPNEGKEAAVSISDRQTILVVDFGGGTLDLALVKLNLPQLQVESENKPQSAGLLGFLLKWGDTPVKITQKPQTARVIAKAGQNLGGMDIDNWLVDYFHRQQGLPKNSLISRLAERVKITLSTEESASEVFFDDVSFNSYELNLERSQLNQVLAENQFFDRLDASLNQIKQQATRQGFDLATEIEAVLLVGGTAQMPAVRDWAVKHFSAAQVKAHKPFEAIAHGALAQEWQLKDFLYHSYGVRYWDKRHKRHGWQPIVQAGQTYPLEKPIELVLGASRPEQPSIELVIGELGETDVEVYFEGDRLVTRNLSESKQAVQPLNDRDAGSRSIANLEPPGNPGSDRIKVLFQVDEQRTLKITVEDLLTNDLLVDEQAVVQLI, from the coding sequence ATGCATTACGCGATCGACTTTGGCACCAGCAATACCGTAGTTGCCAGAATCAACGCTGAAGGAGTTGCCGAGACTATCGCCCTGCCTGGCTTAAGCAGCACGATCGCCAATAACCCGCCCCTAATTCCTAGTTTTGTATATGTAGAAAATGCCCAGGATGGCAAAGTGCTGGTGGGGCAAGAGGTACGCGATCGCGGCCTTGACTTAAAAGGGAATCAAAAGGAGCCGAGATTTTTTCATAGTTTTAAGCGGGCGATCGGCGCTAATCTACCTGGGTTTGTGCCGGAATTAGACGAGGTCGAAGTTAGCTTTGAAAGCGTGGGCAATTGGTTCCTCAAGCGCATTATTGCCCAATTGGAAGAACCAGAATCGATCGTATTTACGGTTCCGGTTGATAGCTTTGAGCCCTATCGCCAATGGCTCAGCGATGTTTCAGCGGAGCTAGCGGTTAAACAAATTCGGTTGTTAGATGAACCTACGGCAGCGGCTTTGGGTTATGGGTTGGGCAAGAAAGAATCGGAGCAAGAACGTGATTCTGAGCCTAATACACCTAATCCACTTAATCCACTTAATCCAAACGAGGGGAAAGAGGCAGCGGTATCAATCAGCGATCGCCAGACTATCCTGGTGGTGGACTTTGGCGGCGGTACACTCGATCTGGCTCTAGTTAAACTCAACTTGCCGCAATTGCAGGTAGAATCTGAGAATAAGCCCCAAAGTGCTGGACTACTGGGGTTTTTGCTGAAATGGGGCGATACACCGGTCAAAATAACCCAGAAGCCGCAAACAGCCAGGGTGATCGCCAAGGCAGGGCAAAATCTGGGCGGCATGGACATTGATAACTGGCTAGTGGACTATTTCCATCGTCAGCAGGGTTTACCCAAAAATTCGCTGATCTCCCGGTTGGCAGAAAGGGTCAAAATCACACTTTCCACCGAGGAATCGGCCAGTGAAGTGTTCTTCGATGATGTGAGCTTCAATAGCTATGAACTTAATCTGGAGCGATCGCAACTTAATCAGGTTTTAGCAGAAAATCAATTTTTCGATCGCCTGGATGCTTCTCTCAATCAGATTAAGCAACAAGCCACCAGGCAAGGATTTGATTTGGCGACCGAAATAGAGGCGGTGCTATTAGTTGGTGGCACAGCCCAGATGCCAGCGGTACGAGATTGGGCGGTCAAGCATTTTTCAGCGGCGCAGGTAAAAGCCCATAAACCATTTGAGGCGATCGCCCACGGAGCCCTGGCGCAGGAGTGGCAACTCAAAGACTTTCTCTACCACAGCTACGGAGTACGCTATTGGGATAAACGCCATAAACGCCATGGTTGGCAGCCGATCGTGCAGGCGGGGCAAACTTATCCGCTCGAAAAGCCGATCGAATTGGTGCTTGGGGCATCCCGGCCAGAACAACCCAGCATTGAGTTGGTGATTGGTGAACTGGGCGAAACCGATGTGGAGGTCTATTTTGAGGGCGATCGCCTGGTAACCCGCAACCTCAGCGAGAGTAAACAGGCGGTGCAACCCCTTAACGATCGAGATGCTGGTAGTCGTAGCATTGCCAACCTAGAGCCACCCGGCAATCCCGGCAGCGATCGGATTAAGGTGCTATTCCAGGTGGACGAGCAACGCACCCTCAAAATCACAGTCGAAGATTTGCTGACCAATGACCTGTTGGTGGATGAACAAGCGGTGGTACAACTAATCTAG
- a CDS encoding NAD(P)/FAD-dependent oxidoreductase: MQELIYLEIPTPDTDMVKDWLGQTFQPTIGKKTAAASGCVIEVGSDRPDRLESNQLSIFVWNVQRTTYLKAFRWSDLPIAKEKQILTQLEQEIRAQFPYSYPTPPDISSALAANKTIFEALANDYPLTVKYFQQFPNGEADLHRAYWWEKRWRESVQNPEQASPKQIIFQGAEPKAPQLPEQFIDSSFDLIYLGGALGVIHAAMMARLGYRVCLVERLPFGRMNREWNISRPEFQELVDCGLLTNEELESMILCEYEDGFSKFFDSNNPPLAKAPVLHTPTVLNIAVDSAKLLQVCGEKLLAAGGKIVDQTEFESAIVDRESVTIIARDLTSQTQIAIQGRLLVDAMGSASAIAQQLNAGQAFDSVCPTVGAVLSGFEPEVWDFKYGDVLNSHGDISRGRQLIWELFPGEGKEMAIYLFHYHQVHPQNPGSLLEMYEDFFAILPEYRRCDVDNLNWKKATFGYIPGHFSLNASSRKVSSDRLIAIGDAASLQSPLVFTGFGSLVRNFPRLTSLLDVALKHDLLSAENLAQINAYQSNVAVTWLFSKGMMVPTGKYLPPERINAMLNTFFGVLTMVDPEVSDRFIKDRASWLEFNRLALIAAFKNPALLLWIVDMAGVKDMLRWLSSYFGFTRSAIVNALFGRWLALVLPKLKSWLEPKYPQLWLRLLSWSYALNYSVGKTES, translated from the coding sequence ATGCAGGAGCTCATCTACCTCGAAATCCCCACCCCAGATACCGATATGGTTAAGGATTGGTTGGGGCAAACTTTTCAACCCACGATCGGCAAAAAAACGGCAGCAGCTAGCGGTTGTGTGATTGAGGTGGGTAGCGATCGACCTGATCGTCTTGAATCAAATCAGCTCAGTATCTTTGTTTGGAATGTACAGCGGACTACTTATCTGAAAGCGTTTCGGTGGTCAGATTTGCCGATCGCCAAGGAAAAGCAAATCCTGACCCAACTAGAACAGGAAATCAGGGCTCAGTTTCCCTATTCTTATCCCACGCCACCGGATATATCGTCAGCCTTGGCAGCAAATAAGACGATTTTTGAAGCCTTGGCAAATGACTATCCGCTGACGGTCAAATATTTTCAACAGTTCCCCAATGGCGAAGCCGATCTACATCGGGCCTACTGGTGGGAAAAGCGCTGGCGTGAAAGTGTTCAAAATCCAGAACAGGCAAGCCCTAAGCAGATCATATTCCAAGGTGCGGAACCTAAAGCACCACAACTCCCAGAGCAATTTATAGATTCCAGTTTTGATCTGATTTACCTGGGTGGCGCATTGGGTGTAATCCATGCGGCGATGATGGCAAGGCTTGGCTATCGCGTTTGTTTGGTGGAGCGGTTACCCTTTGGCCGGATGAATCGAGAATGGAATATTTCTCGCCCTGAGTTTCAGGAGTTGGTTGATTGTGGCTTGCTCACCAATGAAGAACTAGAGAGCATGATTTTATGTGAGTACGAAGATGGATTTAGTAAGTTCTTTGATAGCAACAACCCACCTCTGGCGAAAGCGCCTGTGTTACATACACCCACCGTATTAAACATTGCGGTTGATTCAGCCAAGTTATTGCAGGTGTGCGGCGAAAAGTTACTTGCTGCTGGTGGAAAGATTGTTGACCAGACTGAATTTGAATCTGCGATCGTCGATCGAGAGTCTGTTACGATCATCGCCCGCGATCTCACTTCTCAAACCCAAATTGCGATTCAAGGCAGGCTATTAGTAGACGCGATGGGCTCGGCCTCGGCGATCGCACAGCAACTAAACGCTGGCCAGGCATTTGACAGTGTTTGCCCCACAGTTGGCGCAGTTTTATCTGGCTTTGAACCAGAGGTATGGGACTTTAAATATGGCGATGTTTTGAACAGTCATGGCGATATTTCACGGGGCAGGCAATTGATTTGGGAACTATTCCCTGGCGAAGGGAAAGAGATGGCGATCTATTTGTTCCATTACCATCAGGTACATCCCCAGAACCCTGGTTCTTTATTGGAAATGTACGAAGACTTTTTTGCGATTCTACCGGAATATCGTCGCTGTGATGTTGATAATCTCAACTGGAAGAAAGCAACCTTTGGCTACATCCCCGGCCACTTCAGCCTTAATGCTAGCTCCCGCAAAGTTTCTAGCGATCGCCTGATTGCGATTGGTGATGCGGCTTCTTTGCAATCACCCCTGGTATTTACTGGCTTTGGTTCACTGGTTAGGAACTTCCCCCGCTTGACCAGTTTGCTAGATGTGGCGCTAAAACATGATCTGCTATCTGCAGAAAATTTGGCACAGATCAATGCCTATCAGAGTAACGTGGCGGTCACCTGGCTGTTCTCGAAGGGAATGATGGTACCTACTGGGAAATACCTACCACCGGAACGAATTAATGCCATGTTGAATACTTTCTTTGGCGTGCTCACGATGGTTGACCCTGAAGTAAGCGATCGGTTCATTAAGGATCGGGCAAGCTGGCTGGAGTTCAATCGTCTAGCCCTAATTGCCGCATTCAAAAACCCAGCATTGCTGCTCTGGATCGTAGATATGGCAGGGGTTAAAGATATGCTGCGCTGGCTGTCGAGCTATTTTGGCTTCACCCGCAGTGCGATCGTCAATGCTTTATTCGGTCGTTGGCTCGCCTTGGTTCTGCCTAAATTAAAATCCTGGCTAGAGCCAAAGTACCCACAGTTGTGGTTGCGATTGTTGAGTTGGAGCTATGCACTTAATTATTCTGTGGGAAAAACAGAGTCTTAA
- a CDS encoding beta-ketoacyl-ACP synthase III — translation MSFKPSAYINSVGKFLPGNPIANSEMEAYLGMIGDRPSRVKNRILKSNGIQNRYYALDKAQNSTHLNSEMAAAAIRDSLQASNLEPKAIDLLACATTWPDLLVPSFASMVHGELSEFAPLETISTQGVCCAGVSALKYAANQVELGNKHHAIAVASELPSRLFKASRFEAESRIQAGKSLPFDTEFLRWMLSDGAGAMLIQDQPNPKGLSLKIEWIELISHANAFPVCMYAGASDQNIEKTWMNYPSYTEAASQGALNLRQNIRLLEHVVKLGVEGWIKLIKAGRVRPEEIDWLLCHYSSHFFRSQIVELLEYADCMIPESRWFTNLYTRGNTGCAAIYLMIEELFNSGKLEAGQKIFCFVPESGRFTTAYMMMSVVDGSSQSSQIVMSKPTIATTTAPQEPIAKSSNSSTSSQLLQDLALVWLEFDRQIRSVPIVRKLHRGEFTLEDYKALLRNLRPQVVEGARWIARAASNMIDFQLRSTFIGHAQDEHRDYQMLERNYVSVGGELSEIANAQKNIGSEALSGFIFNQASQPNPIDLLGSMFIIEGLGNKLAGEWAEAIKTTLLLSNEQVSFLAYHSANDESHLDKLNTLINAPWMTEAIARSIVKTAKVTARLYLLQLEEIA, via the coding sequence ATGTCTTTTAAACCATCCGCCTACATCAACAGCGTAGGCAAATTTCTGCCAGGTAACCCGATCGCCAACAGCGAAATGGAAGCCTACCTGGGCATGATCGGCGATCGCCCCTCCAGGGTCAAAAACCGCATCCTCAAAAGCAACGGCATCCAGAACCGTTACTATGCCCTGGACAAAGCACAAAACAGCACTCACCTCAACAGCGAAATGGCCGCCGCCGCGATCCGCGATTCCCTCCAGGCGAGCAACCTGGAACCGAAAGCGATCGATTTACTGGCCTGCGCCACCACCTGGCCAGACTTGCTTGTGCCCAGCTTCGCTAGTATGGTGCATGGCGAACTATCCGAGTTTGCGCCCTTAGAAACAATCTCCACCCAGGGGGTCTGCTGTGCTGGGGTTTCCGCCCTGAAATATGCCGCTAATCAAGTGGAGTTGGGGAATAAACACCATGCGATCGCTGTCGCCTCAGAACTACCATCGCGGTTATTTAAAGCCTCTCGATTTGAAGCCGAATCACGAATCCAAGCTGGTAAATCATTGCCTTTTGATACAGAATTCCTGCGCTGGATGCTTTCCGATGGTGCTGGCGCAATGCTGATTCAAGACCAGCCCAATCCAAAGGGACTTAGCTTGAAAATAGAATGGATCGAGTTGATTTCCCATGCCAATGCCTTCCCAGTCTGTATGTATGCGGGGGCTTCAGATCAGAATATAGAAAAGACCTGGATGAATTATCCTTCCTATACGGAGGCAGCTAGCCAGGGAGCATTGAATCTGCGCCAGAACATCAGGCTATTGGAACATGTGGTCAAACTGGGTGTGGAAGGCTGGATTAAGTTAATTAAGGCAGGGCGAGTCCGGCCAGAGGAGATCGATTGGCTTTTGTGTCACTATTCTTCGCATTTCTTTCGCAGCCAGATCGTGGAATTGCTGGAGTATGCCGATTGTATGATTCCTGAATCCAGGTGGTTTACTAATCTTTATACAAGGGGGAATACAGGCTGTGCTGCGATCTACTTGATGATCGAGGAACTATTCAATTCCGGTAAGCTGGAAGCAGGCCAAAAGATTTTCTGCTTTGTGCCCGAAAGTGGCCGATTCACTACTGCCTACATGATGATGAGCGTGGTGGATGGTAGTTCGCAATCTAGTCAAATAGTAATGAGTAAGCCAACGATCGCCACAACCACAGCACCCCAGGAACCGATCGCCAAATCTTCTAATTCTTCTACTTCAAGCCAGCTATTACAGGATTTAGCGCTGGTATGGCTGGAATTCGATCGCCAAATTCGCTCCGTGCCGATCGTGCGCAAGCTGCATCGCGGTGAATTCACTTTGGAAGACTATAAAGCATTATTGCGAAACTTACGCCCCCAGGTGGTAGAAGGAGCCAGATGGATCGCCAGAGCTGCGTCGAATATGATTGATTTCCAATTGCGATCGACCTTCATTGGCCATGCCCAGGATGAGCATCGTGATTATCAAATGCTAGAGCGTAATTATGTGTCTGTGGGTGGTGAATTGAGTGAGATTGCCAATGCCCAGAAGAATATTGGTAGCGAAGCCCTTTCTGGTTTTATCTTTAATCAAGCATCACAACCCAACCCGATCGACTTGTTGGGCAGCATGTTTATTATTGAGGGATTAGGGAATAAACTGGCGGGGGAATGGGCAGAGGCGATCAAAACTACTCTTCTCTTAAGCAATGAGCAGGTTTCGTTTTTGGCCTATCACAGCGCCAATGATGAATCCCATTTAGATAAGCTGAATACTTTGATCAATGCACCCTGGATGACCGAGGCGATCGCCAGGTCTATTGTCAAAACTGCTAAGGTCACGGCTAGACTATATTTACTACAACTGGAGGAAATTGCCTGA
- a CDS encoding DUF6999 family protein codes for MTSFNTNITEHPSHDRLNPDAWEALYLDQAIPLDINAKALMIKDLRSWSRNYLLIPIKLIANVLLALIMTFKRLLPFQFSAYKLMHHAAAFFLKHFVTPEACYLIVRHICIGSNVVNFLIDNGPDPSIPRSSLYPRTVDDLAENAFLEHDLILYNFVFDYHQAQQKNPNWLKHVHDRGINYDSIQPVEVEVDLSKRGWFKILDLESAIELFKVFYSLCLTSDEFARAVLSLQFDENFGCYVSAITQNYDWNHVIANRHPLAPNSPFNAARDLFLHGIITEALYRFLEIQKAMSLSPAIANKQD; via the coding sequence ATGACTTCCTTTAATACTAACATTACCGAACACCCCAGCCACGATCGCTTGAATCCTGATGCCTGGGAAGCGTTATATCTAGATCAGGCAATCCCGCTGGATATAAATGCTAAGGCGCTGATGATTAAGGACTTACGCAGTTGGAGTAGGAACTATTTACTGATCCCAATTAAGCTGATCGCCAATGTGCTGCTAGCGCTGATTATGACCTTCAAGCGATTGCTACCATTTCAATTCAGTGCTTACAAGTTAATGCATCATGCGGCGGCGTTCTTTCTGAAGCATTTTGTCACCCCAGAGGCTTGCTATCTAATTGTCAGGCATATCTGTATTGGTTCTAATGTGGTTAATTTCTTGATTGATAATGGCCCCGATCCGAGCATTCCCAGGTCTTCCCTTTATCCTCGCACTGTTGATGATCTGGCTGAGAATGCCTTTTTGGAGCACGACCTGATTCTCTATAACTTTGTATTTGACTATCATCAAGCCCAGCAAAAAAATCCCAATTGGCTGAAGCATGTCCACGATCGCGGCATCAACTATGACAGTATTCAACCGGTTGAAGTTGAGGTGGATTTGTCAAAGCGGGGCTGGTTCAAGATTCTGGATTTGGAATCGGCGATCGAATTGTTCAAAGTTTTTTATTCGCTCTGCCTCACCAGTGATGAGTTTGCCAGAGCAGTGCTGTCTTTACAATTCGATGAAAATTTTGGTTGTTATGTCAGTGCCATCACTCAGAACTACGACTGGAATCATGTGATCGCTAATCGCCATCCCCTTGCGCCCAACAGCCCTTTTAATGCTGCCCGCGATCTGTTTTTGCATGGCATCATTACCGAGGCGTTGTATCGATTCTTAGAGATCCAGAAAGCCATGAGCTTAAGTCCTGCGATCGCAAATAAGCAAGATTAA
- a CDS encoding ABC transporter ATP-binding protein produces the protein MIQPSTASKEVIVLDQISKVYGSGETEVKALNQVSLTVNEGEYCAIMGASGSGKSTAMNIIGCLDRPTSGQYFLDGENVADLSEAKLAHIRNIKIGFVFQQFHLLSQLSSLENVMLPMAYANIPYGQRRDRAVVALERVGLGNRLNNKPTQLSGGQQQRVAIARAIVNEPVILLADEPTGALDSHTTEEVINIFSELNESGITVVMVTHESDVARFTRRIIWFKDGEVIHANLDPDELGHVI, from the coding sequence ATGATCCAGCCAAGTACCGCCTCCAAGGAGGTAATCGTACTTGATCAAATCAGTAAAGTCTATGGTTCCGGCGAGACTGAAGTTAAAGCCTTGAACCAGGTCAGCTTAACCGTGAATGAGGGTGAATATTGCGCAATTATGGGTGCATCTGGCTCAGGTAAGTCTACGGCGATGAATATTATTGGTTGTCTCGATCGCCCTACCAGTGGTCAGTATTTTCTTGATGGCGAAAATGTTGCCGATCTCAGTGAAGCTAAGCTAGCCCACATTCGCAATATCAAAATTGGGTTTGTGTTTCAGCAGTTTCATTTACTCTCCCAACTCAGTTCCCTGGAAAACGTAATGCTGCCAATGGCCTATGCGAATATTCCCTATGGCCAAAGACGGGATCGGGCTGTTGTGGCCTTAGAACGAGTTGGCCTGGGCAATCGATTAAATAATAAACCAACCCAGCTTTCTGGTGGGCAGCAGCAACGGGTGGCGATCGCCAGGGCGATCGTGAATGAACCGGTGATCCTGTTGGCCGATGAACCGACTGGGGCGCTTGATTCGCATACCACAGAAGAGGTAATTAATATTTTTAGTGAACTCAATGAGAGTGGGATCACCGTGGTGATGGTTACCCATGAATCTGATGTGGCCAGGTTCACCAGGCGAATTATCTGGTTCAAAGACGGCGAAGTAATTCATGCCAATCTAGATCCCGATGAGCTTGGGCATGTGATTTGA
- a CDS encoding ABC transporter permease translates to MDIVESFKMAGKTLVANRLRSALTMLGIIIGNASVIAMIGVGEGAQKYAAGEFESLGTDVLFIIPGTDNTRRTTLQPPNRLTVEDAEAIAGQVPSISAVAPQLSGSELVTFDDETTRATLIGTTPSYSTVRDTDTAQGRFISEEDMRRNARVVMLGSAIAESLFGTEDPIGKQLRVRGISFEVVGVMEEKGAFLGTNQDDTLFIPLSTMSSRLVGRTSPFGTAVGVINATAVDNQSVDAAKFQVENLLRLRHRVGENAEDTFTIRTQKDALEIVNNITGALTIMLAAIAGISLLVGGIGIMNIMLVSVTERTQEIGLRKAIGATQRDILTQFMIEAVILSVAGGIVGTGLGVGGVILVSTYTPLQAGISTGAITMAVGVSGTIGLFFGVFPAKQAAKLDPIIALRTA, encoded by the coding sequence GTGGACATCGTCGAAAGTTTTAAGATGGCGGGCAAAACGCTGGTAGCCAATCGGTTGCGTAGTGCCCTGACCATGCTGGGAATCATTATTGGCAATGCCTCAGTGATCGCCATGATTGGTGTGGGTGAGGGCGCTCAAAAATATGCCGCTGGTGAATTTGAGTCCCTGGGCACCGATGTTTTATTTATTATTCCTGGCACTGACAATACCCGCCGCACTACCCTGCAACCCCCCAATCGCCTCACTGTAGAAGATGCCGAGGCGATCGCTGGTCAGGTTCCTTCGATCAGTGCCGTTGCCCCCCAACTGAGTGGCTCAGAGCTGGTGACCTTTGATGATGAAACCACCCGCGCCACTTTGATCGGCACGACCCCTAGTTACTCAACGGTGCGCGATACCGATACTGCCCAAGGCCGATTTATTAGCGAAGAAGATATGCGTCGCAATGCCAGGGTGGTGATGCTGGGCTCGGCGATCGCCGAAAGTCTGTTTGGTACTGAAGACCCGATCGGCAAGCAGCTCCGGGTCAGAGGGATCAGCTTTGAAGTGGTGGGTGTGATGGAGGAAAAAGGCGCATTTCTGGGCACTAACCAGGATGATACCCTCTTTATTCCGCTCAGCACCATGTCGAGTCGATTGGTTGGGCGCACTTCTCCGTTTGGGACTGCGGTTGGGGTAATCAATGCCACTGCCGTGGATAATCAAAGTGTGGATGCAGCTAAGTTCCAGGTAGAGAATCTATTGCGCCTACGACATCGGGTTGGTGAGAATGCCGAAGATACCTTCACAATTCGCACCCAGAAGGATGCCCTGGAAATCGTGAATAATATTACTGGCGCTCTGACAATTATGCTGGCAGCGATCGCTGGGATTTCGCTCTTGGTCGGCGGCATCGGCATTATGAATATTATGCTGGTGTCGGTAACCGAACGTACCCAGGAAATTGGCCTCAGGAAGGCGATCGGCGCGACACAGCGAGACATTTTGACCCAGTTTATGATCGAAGCGGTAATTCTTTCCGTTGCTGGCGGCATTGTGGGAACTGGATTGGGGGTTGGTGGGGTGATTTTGGTCTCAACTTATACTCCATTGCAAGCAGGTATTTCTACTGGGGCGATCACAATGGCAGTAGGTGTATCCGGTACGATCGGCCTGTTTTTTGGTGTTTTCCCGGCGAAGCAAGCGGCCAAACTCGATCCGATTATTGCCCTGCGCACTGCCTAA